Below is a genomic region from Thermodesulfobacteriota bacterium.
CTAAAGGTCCCTTGAAGACCACGAGGTAGATAGGCCTAAGGTGTAAGCCCTGTAAGGGGTTTAGCTGATGGGTACTAATTGACCGTGCGACTTAACTGCGGGGCTTGAAAGCCCTTACAAATAGCGCTAAAAATCTCAGCCCTGTGAGATAGCTTAAAACATCTCACAGGGTCAGCACAATATCCAGTTGTCAAAGACTCACCATTCCTGTTTATCAATTCAAATTTTACATTTTCATGGCTTTTCAGCGGATATCAACCCGCTCATCCAAAGCCCTGAGTACATTCGAAGTGTCGAAGGGTGTATTTATTTGTTTCCGTTTCTTACCCACCGACAGGGGTGAATGGCTTGCCGCAATCATGTTAATGTTTGCATCGTGTTAAAAGGGAAGCTATCTTTTAAAGCTTATAAGATTTTGTTCGGTACTGAAAGAATAGTGTTTGCACTTTGCAGCCTCAGGAACCCTAGGTACAAGTTACGTGGGAAGTTGTTCAATGATCATTCAGGTAGCTGTTGACTTAAGTGAATATATTTCATAAGTAAGCAATACCTCAAACAAAGGCAAGATGGGTAAAAGGTTTTTCGTATAACACACGGAATAAGGTGTTTATACTGACTTTTGTTTGTATAATTAATGGTTAGACCACTTCGCGCCTTTAGAAGTAAAATCACCCGAAGGAGACGTGTTATGAAACCTAAGCCTCATTTTCTCGTGCTCTCAGCCATTCTCACCATTATAGTTGCATCGTGCGCGCCGCAACAGGTACACCAAACCGATAAGGCGAAGACAGAGACTACTCCGAGCGAACATACAAGCGGCATGGAGGGTATGAACGCACGCGGCGACAAAGTCATGGGCTTCGACCACCTGAAGACGACGCACCATTTTTGCCTCTTTACCTATGGCGGTGCTATCGAAATCGAAGCGAAAGATGCGAAAGATGCTGTTACCCGCCATCAGATTAGGCGGCATCTGAGTCGCATTGCCAAAATGTTTTCTGATGGAGATTTTAATTCGCCGATGCTGATCCATGGCCAAACACCTTCAGGTGTGCCAACGATGCAAAGGCTAAAGGGTGAGATCAAGTACCAGTTTGAGGAGACGGAGAGAGGCGGGCGGGTGCGCATATCGACTAGCAATCCGGAAGGGTTGGCTTCGATTCACGAGTTCTTGAGGTTCCAAATAAAAGAACATCAAACGGGAGATATAACCGAAGTGATCCAGCAATCTTAAACAGAGTTCGGATATGTCTTGCTGATCGTGTTTTATATGCGGGGTCTAACAAGTGATTCGAGCTGACCACGAGATAGCGCGTCTGTCATTCGTCAGCTCGGATGATTTCCAGGTTGTGTGCGCGGCCGCTCATTTGCCGCGTTATGAGCGTTAAATATAACAACAAAAAAGACGATAATATATCGTGAGGAAACAAATGCAAACTATTCTAGGTTCCGGTGGTGTTATTGGCAGGGAGTTGGCCAAGGCATTAATAAAATATACTTATAAAATTCGATTGGTGAGTCGAACCCCTCAAAAAGTCAATTCAACAGACAGTGTATTTCCTTGCAATTTATTAGAAGAATCCAAGGTTTCAGAAGCTGTAAAAGGATCACAGATTGCCTATTTAACTGCCGGGTTACCTTATGATGCAAAGGTTTGGCAATCAACTTGGCCGGAACTAATGAAAAATGTTATTGAAGCGTGTAAAACACATCGCGTAAAGTTAGTTTTTTTCGATAATGTGTATATGTATGACCCAAACTGTGTATCGCATTTAACTGAGGAAACACGGATAAATCCTTTGAGTAAGAAGGGAATGGTTAGAGCTCAGATTGCACAAATGATTTTAGATGAAGTAGAAGCAGGGAATCTGCGGGCTCTGATAGCCAGATCTGCCGATTTTTATGGTCCTGATAATGATAAAAGTGTTTTGGGGGAGACCGTATTTAAAAACTTAAAAAATGGCAAAAAAGCAAATTGGCTCTGTTCCGTGAATTACAAACATTCTTTCACATTTACACCAGATGCCGGAAAGGCAACCGCTCTATTAGGTAATTCTGCTGAAGCATACAATCAGGTATGGCATTTACCAACCGCCAAAGCTCCTCTGACAGGTAAAGAATGGATTGCAGCGTTTGCTAAAGAAATGAATTTAAATCCTAAATATCGGGTCGCGGGGAAAAATATGGTCCGATTACTGGGCTTGTTCGATCCATTGATGAAAGAGTTGGTTGAGATGCTTTATCAATATGATCAAGACTACTGTTTTGATAGTAGTAAATTTGAAAGTCACTATGATTTAAGGCCAACACCATATCTTGAAGGTATAAGGCAAATTGTAGAAAAAGAATATGACCAAAAAGACTCCACAAAGTGAAATGCATAAAAACAGCGATTGGAGCGCGACGGGAGGCTTTTGGGCGTTTGAAGAAGTTTACGACAGATGTTACATTCTGATGAGCAAAGGGGACCGATCGGTTTTCGCTGACGAATGCTTTCCACCGTTATCTTCGTAAATGGGGAGCCAGAAATTTCTTTTTAAGCAGTTCCGCATTTCGGAAAGGCTCTGCGCTCACCAGAGGCAATTTCGATTTTCTTTATTGACATGAAATTAGGCTTGTTGTACCATGGAGAATACGGCGTTTGCAGCCTAATTAGTAGTTAGCAAGCGTTGGCGATACTGCATGCGCGGCGTCAACCGCACGCGTGATATGGTTCACGAGGAGGCTTAGATGAGTAAGGCGAAGAACCGCGCTACGATTGAGGCGCTGGTGGCGGCGATCAACGGGAGAGACCACGAGGCGCTCGACAAGGTGTTCACCGAGGATGTAGCGATGGAGTGGCCTCAGTCCGGTGAGCGGATCAACGGCGGTCAAAACCGACGTGAAATCTACAGCCGCTTTCCGTCGCTCCCCAAGGTCACACCGCGGCGGATAACCGGCAGTGGCGACGTCTGGGTGCTCGAGGCAAACCTCGACTACGGCGACGGTGAGCCGTACCCGTGCGTGTTCGTCTTCGAGATGCGGGGCGGTTTGATCGCCAAGGAGGTCGCCTACTGGACGAAGCCTTTCCCGGCACCCGCGTGGCGCGCCCCGTGGGTCGAGCGCATGTAGAACCCGTACCGACGCCCCCTTACTTGCTTTTAGAGTGGCTGACAGTTTTTGGAGTAGTTAAATTACCGTCCGTCCTGAGCAGGGTCGAACGGCGTAATGGTTAATAATCTATAGGAAAGGATGCATCCCTTGACCGAGCCTGGGATGGGTGTATTCATATCCGCCGTAGAAAATAGTCTGCTTAAATACAATTGGTATAACCCCTCATC
It encodes:
- a CDS encoding NAD-dependent epimerase/dehydratase family protein; amino-acid sequence: MQTILGSGGVIGRELAKALIKYTYKIRLVSRTPQKVNSTDSVFPCNLLEESKVSEAVKGSQIAYLTAGLPYDAKVWQSTWPELMKNVIEACKTHRVKLVFFDNVYMYDPNCVSHLTEETRINPLSKKGMVRAQIAQMILDEVEAGNLRALIARSADFYGPDNDKSVLGETVFKNLKNGKKANWLCSVNYKHSFTFTPDAGKATALLGNSAEAYNQVWHLPTAKAPLTGKEWIAAFAKEMNLNPKYRVAGKNMVRLLGLFDPLMKELVEMLYQYDQDYCFDSSKFESHYDLRPTPYLEGIRQIVEKEYDQKDSTK
- a CDS encoding nuclear transport factor 2 family protein — protein: MSKAKNRATIEALVAAINGRDHEALDKVFTEDVAMEWPQSGERINGGQNRREIYSRFPSLPKVTPRRITGSGDVWVLEANLDYGDGEPYPCVFVFEMRGGLIAKEVAYWTKPFPAPAWRAPWVERM